From Brassica rapa cultivar Chiifu-401-42 chromosome A06, CAAS_Brap_v3.01, whole genome shotgun sequence:
ATCTGAAGTCATTATGTAATatcctataatattttttttaaagaaaaatcattAGATTTTGCAGGCGAACGGGCAGTGTGAATAGAAGGACAGACTGAGCAACCAGAGGCAACTCTCATCACCAAAAGCTTTGGTTGATTTACCCATCAGAGATGTTGACTTTCTGTGTTTGTCTTCACCATTGTGCAACTTGTTTTCTTAGTGTAATGCTTAGGTTATCTTACAAACTCCTAATCATATACGAACCAATCACTAAACAATTtatctatataataaaaaccaCAAGTGAATGAATGTGAAAcaccatattttttttttaaaataatttagcgAGATTAAGATATGTCCATTTGTAGTTAATTAACAACATTATAATAGGTGATAATTTATAACTATAAcaagaaacttaacaaaataATCTCCAACTTTAAAACTTAAGCcaaaaaatttataactaaaaaatatacCATTATAATCGTCAAACTTTCAGTCACACACGAATACATCTCAAATTTTTATTCATCAAGCCATTTCAGTTCAGtcaaaaatcaatcatttagaccatgtttgtttttgtatttgatGCATCATCTAGATATAGCATCTGAATACAATATCTAAATATTGTATTTAAATGTTGTTCATTTTTATAGTTAGTATATGCATCAAAATGCAACATCTAGATGTCGTTTTGATTCTGTAATAGCATTTGAATACAAGTAGTTAAAAGACTAAATTGCATGATTTTGTTCTTGATAATgaacaaattataatattaaaataaatatatctaaaCTGATATTGTATTTTTGACGAGAAAATGAGATTTTGCGGTTCTCGCgagaaacttgattttgatGTTTGGGCGGAACAACAAAAATTGTAATTTTGGCGAATACATGATTTTACGGTTTCGACGAAAACAGTAACTTTATAGTTTCGGtaagaaaatttgatttttttttatttctgcaAAAAACGAGATTTTCATGTTTCGGTTTTAAAACTGAATTTTGTGGTTTAGAcagaaaaactcaattttgcagttttgacaGGAAAATGTGATTTTGCGACTAAATAATTAccaaagtcactttttatataatttttttttgaaaaatagacAACAtagacaataaaataaataataatccaTCCCATTTCAACAACCAAATCAATATGGCATGGTGACTCAATCCGCTTAAAGATACATAGTCCTATACAAACCCACAACAAAAGTTAACATGTACCgtttaaaaataaatcacaGAGAACAAGCCAACAAGGTGAATGATGCATGATTTCCATACACGAAATATCCCATGAAATTGATATTTTCAGATTAGTTTAGGACTGGTCAAATTGGGTTTTTATAAGATTGGGCCATAGAAATGCAGTCCAGATATTTTCAACATTTCAAGAAACCGGTTAACAATTCGTGGCCCATTTTCATTCAGTACCCAATAGGTAAACCGGTTTAGCATTGCTCAACTGTGTTTTGTAAATTGTGTTTCAATGCATCACATGTGGACAATTTAAACATGTCTGAacaatacattttataaatttaaaacaataagaTTTTATAATTAACGGTATAACTAACGTTAAATACTTACAGAATCAGaacattaaataattttattttacttttaaccAAAGGAAAAATCAAGTTatccaaaacaaaaaagaaaaacaaaaggaattcacatttatttttctaaataaataaaaaaaaaaggcaaaaccAAATATGGAAACAAGCATCCACAATGGGACCCAGAACACGACACGAAAGAATAAATCCAACGGCTGAGATATCTCAATTTCCATCAAAGCTACTAGGGTTTGGTGTGTAACCTTCCCTATATAAACTCGGACACCTCCAAGTAGCCTTTCCTCTTtgcagttttttttctttcatttgaGCTTTTGTCTCTGAGAGATAAGGTCACTCCTATCAAAGCTCAACACTGCATCTAAAAAGATCCAATTTTTATTTTCGTTGTTGTTCATTGAGCTGAttcggagaagaagaagaaagacgaGAGAAAAAATGGCGCAGATTCAGAATGCCAACGGTGGAGTAGCGGTTTCCGGTGCCGGCGCGGCGGCGGCTGTGGTCGGAGCGGGGCAGCAGGGGACGACGTCGCTGTACGTGGGAGATCTAGACCAGACGGTGACGGATTCGCAGCTGTTCGAGGCGTTTAGCCAAGCGGGACAGGTGGTTTCGGTTCGTGTCTGTAGAGACATGACGACAAGGAGATCTCTTGGCTACGGATACGTTAATTACGCCACTCCTCAAGATGGTAACTCTCTTGTCTTTTTATGATTAGAATCTAAGATTGGTAAATTGAAATTAAGATTTGCTTGTTGTGTTGTCTGCATTGATGTGTCATTATTATGTTTCTgagatctgttttttttttattgaggaTAGGGCGTAGTGAGAGATAATATTATTTGGAAACTTGTGTAATAAAAATGTGTAACCTTGTTAGGTTGTAGAGTGgtttaataaaattgaaaacagTGTGACATTTGTGTTCTTGGCAAAGCTTATTACTTTTGATTTACTAAACAAATAATTGCTTTAAGATTGTGTTATTGGaaactatataaataaaaatgtgtaAGCTTTTTAGGTTGTAGAGTGGTTTAAAATTGGAATCAGTGTGACATTTTTGTTCTTGgcaaaactaataataatattacttttGATTTACTAAACAAATAATTGCTTAAGATTGTGGTATTGTTCATCTTTTAAACGATTGGTTTGTGCATTGCTTGAACAATCGGTTCAGTTTAGCTTTAATAGCTGCAAGAAAACTATACTTAGACTCCATTAATGATTAAAGCGTTAGTTTGTATGTGTAAATGATTCTCTTTGTGTGACAGCTACGAGGGCACTGAATGAGCTGAACTTCATGGCTCTCAATGGAAGGGCTATTAGAGTTATGTACTCTGTCCGTGATCCAAGTGTCCGTAAAAGCGGTCTTGGTAACATATTCATCAAGGTACGCAATATAAATATGAACTTACAATGCAGTGTTTGATTTCTTGTTTTGACATTTGTTTATCCATATCTCAGAATCTTGACAAATCAATTGATCACAAAGCACTCCACGAGACATTCTCCGCCTTTGGTGCTATCCTGTCTTGCAAAGTGGCTGTTGACCCCTCTGGCCAGTCCAAAGGCTACGGCTTTGTGCAGTACGACACCGAAGAAGCAGCTCAAAGAGCCATAGAGCAGTTGAATGGGATGCTTCTCAACGACAAGCAAGTCTACGTTGGACCCTTTGTTCACAAGCAGCAGAGAGACCCTTCTGGCGAGAAGGTGAAGTTCAACAACGTCTATGTCAAAAACCTGTCGGAGTCCATGAGCGACGAGGAGCTGAAGAAAGTGTTTGGAGAGTTTGGTGTGACTACTAGCTGCGTTATCATGAGAGATGGGGAAGGCAAGTCTAAAGGCTTTGGATTTGTGAATTTTGAGAGTTCAGAAGACGCAGCCAAAGCTGTTGAGGCTTTAAATGGAAAGACCTTTGACGACAAGGAGTGGTTTGTTGGGAGAGCTCAGAAGAAGTCGGAGAGGGAAAACGAACTCAAGCAAAAGTATGAGCAGAGTTTGAAGGAGGCTGCAGATAAGTCTCAGGGGTCTAACTTGTATGTTAAGAACTTGGATGAGTCTGTCACAGATGAGAAGCTCAGGGAACATTTTACTTCCTTTGGAACTATTACATCCTGCAAGGTATGTGACTGACACAGTTGTTATCggtttgttattttaaaatagttttgatGATTTTTAACACTAAaagtattttgaatttgaaaaagagttctgatgattttaattattttgaaaaatttagtTGAAGAGTTTTGTAGATTATTAGATTTTTAACTGAAGATAATCCTTtgcctttctctctctcttattgTAGCAGTTCATCTGTTTTTTTCACGGCTAGTCATTTtcaaacttttttctttttgttgactTTGTAAAATAATGAATCCAATAACTCTAGATTCTTATAAACTATTAACTACTTATTACAAGTTCATAAACTAATAACACAAGATTTTAACATTGTTTTGAAAAGACTCAATTGAATAAGACTAGAATAATTATAAAATCTAAATCTATATAACTCTTTAAatacaaaatctaaaaaatttaTTACATTTTGAATGTGACAGGTGATGCGTGACCCTACTGGAGTGAGTAGAGGATCTGGATTTGTGGCATTCTCAACTCCTGAGGAAGCATCTAGAGCTGTAAGTGACTACCATATAAAGAAGACATGTGAATTTTAAAGCGATCTCAATGTTTAACTTGTCCTTGGGTTCAGATTGCTGAGATGAATGGTAAAATGATTGTCTCAAAGCCTCTATATGTCGCTCTTGCACAGAGGAAAGAAGACCGCAAAGCTAGGTTACAGGTCTGTTTATGTTTTTAACCTTAAAACAAGAGTTGACGTTATCCTATTCTCATAGTACTCAATTTTCACTTTCTTTGCATTTTAGGCTCAGTTTTCACAGATGAGGCCAGTACCTGCGGTTGGTCCAAGGATGCCAATGTATCCACCAGGTGGCCCACCAATGGGTCAACAACTCTTCTATGGCCAAGGACCTCCTGGCATGATTCCTCCTCAGGTAAAAGTCAAAGTTCTTTAGCTAAAAACATGTGAAACCAATCTTTATAACTCTTCTTCTCCATTGAACAGCCTGGATACGGGTATCAACAACAGCTTGTACCGGGCATGAGACCTGGCGGCTCACCGATGCCAAACTTCTTCATGCCTATGATGCAACAAGGCCAGCAACAACAGCAGCAGCAACGACCTGGTGGTGGTGGTAGAAGAGGAGGAGCTCTTCCACAACAACCTTCCCCTATGATGCAGCCACAGCAGGTTAAGTATCTTCTGCAGCAATTATTGTCTCTTTGAGAATCATTTGCGTTCTTATATTTTGCTGTATTCTCCAGATGCATCCAAGGGGTAGAATGTATAGGTATCCACAGAGAGATGTAAACCCAATGCCTGGTCTTACTCCAAACATGCTGTCTGTACCGTATGATGTGTCTGGTGGTGGTGCTCATCTTCGTGATTCACCTGCTGCTTCTCAGCCTGTTCCTATTGGAGCTTTGGCTACATCACTAGCTAATGCGGCTCCTGAGCATCAGAGAAcggtaatattaaaatgttgttttttttgtcactgagACAATTTATTGTTTACTGAAAAAGTGTTGTTTTTTCTTCCTCACAGATGCTTGGTGAGAATCTGTACCCACTAGTGGAGCAGCTTGAGCCAGAATCAGCAGCTAAAGTCACGGGAATGCTTCTTGAAATGGACCAAACCGAAGTACTTCACTTGCTGGAATCTCCTGATGCACTTAAAGCTAAAGTTGCAGAGGCAATGGATGTGCTGAGGAGTGTAGCTCAGCAGCAGCAAGCTGGTGGTGCAGCTGATCAGTTAGCGTCTCTGTCTCTTGGAGACAACATCGTACCTTGAGTTATAAGTGCTTTGTTTGTCCTTGTGGAGAATCAGATACAAAGAGTGGTTCTTGAAAGTTTTGGATtacaatgtgtttttttttgttttggatttCAGCTAATCTTTAATACTTTGGGAAGTTTTGGATCATTTACCCATTCCATAGATCTTGGTTTGCTTTTATCTATTTAAGATTCATAAAACGTTTGGTTTAATGCGTTTGATGATCTTAGTCACAAAATGCACCAAAACTAGCGCATTGCTGAGTTCATATTAATTAGTTCATTTAGTTCTAATTGCATACACAAAACAATATTTCATccaaattgtgttttttttctttgtttctatATTGACACCAAAGGCACTATGGAAATTAGATTGTATgcctaacaaaaaaattataaaaatctaaCAGTTTTACCTAATTAGCTAGAGTATACGATATATTATGTGTAAATGTTATTTTGCCTTTATAATCATGAATTAACCAACAATCTGGTAAGaaatacataataaaataattattaaataattgtaATTAGTATATCATGTCTCATCCAGCATTCTGGCCTTTGTTTAAGTGTCTTCTGCCTTTCTTGTCCTCGGTAGTTTCGGTTAATGGAAACTTTATAAAGAGGTTGAGGCTGTTGATTCTCCAATGAAGGTTCAATTGAGCAGGGAGCTTAATTTCCAGACGTTTGTTTGTTTGCTTCTTTGTTGGTGTATGGTGTTAGGCTTGTGAGTTCTGGTTTGGTTTTTTGAACTGAAGGTTCAGGAAATCTTAGTCTTGTGTCGTTGTGAAAGCCATTGCATCGCTGTTTCTTCTTGTGCAGTTCGCAGCAAGTTGTCCGGCTCGTCAAAGTTCATAAGTCTTATCTAGGAGGAGTAGTGTCGAGTCTCTCTAGGAGGCTGTCTTTGGTTATCTAACCGACGGTAACCGCGTCGATCATCATGACGTTGCTTCTCAGCTTCAATTTGATGAAATACAATTCGTTGAGTGATGCCCAAGATTCTGTCCTTAGGAATGGGAGCGTTCCTAGGCCTGGAGGGGAAGTCTCTGTCCTCATGAAAGCGTGAGAAGCACGTAAAACAGTGTTTTTCAATTATGAAGTGTTCAAACTCCACTTCAGTAGTTTCTCCAGAAGGTAGGAGGATATCCATAGTCATTTCTAGAGGTTGGAGGCCGTTAATGTCGACTCTGAGTGACATCTTTAGTGGAGACATCCCCAAGTTCCTTTCCAATAGCATGAATCGCCTGTTCCATCCAGTAGAATATAGATTATAGAAATGTAACTATAATTCTTATTATAAATCAGAGAATTATATTAATGTCCGCACATCGTACAtctagttatattttttttaaatacctaATTCACCTAGTAATGGTTTTCTTTTGTCGACGCTAGGATATTGGATTCATGAATCGTGATGTGTGAATGATTGCCACGTTACGTAACAAAAAAGTTACTTAGTTTTGTTTTATAgtacattaaaataatattccagACTGTTTCCATTTGATAAGGAATAAGTTCAAAAACTCGAGAGTGAATATGAACAGATTCGGACAGTTTCAATTTAATTCAAAaagtgtttttcaaaaaaataattacttaAAAGAGGAAAGAAAAGGACACTCTTATCTCTGGCGATCAATGATTACAGGCACTGAAAACCATAAAGATAACGCTCACTTTTACCACCTGATAATTATTAGACAGTTAAGATAATCACAAGTTAATTAAGGATCctaaattcacatttttattcTTTTCGAACCAGAGTAACAACTTTTTTGATAAATGGTTTCAGTCAGAGATCagttaacaatatttttagatagctcatatttaatcaaacaaaaggttacataaaatattaactaaTGAGTACCAAGACACTAGAATTCGTCTTTAAGCActaacaatttaaaattttagaatctaTCTATACTATAAAACAAAAGTCATGACTtatttcatgtgtgatattttaaaatggaaaattctttaaaatatttatcaattttttacATAGTTTAATCAtcatatcttttaatatttttatattttacataaaatacaaataaatattgtttaagaAAAATCTAAGAAAATCTGTTCagaatcatttaaaattttatttctgaaaattaattattttaaattttaactatcataaaatataattagaagtacaaattaaatttatttcttatgaacgaaaattaaaatcatataaaatacttttagatatattttaatgataaaaaatttaaattaattagttttcggaaataaattttataaagatcttaaaaatatttgttatatccatttctatttcaaataaaaaaatcttatctAATTTTGTGTATTTCAAGCAATTTTTCAAATAAGATTTTTACTACAAAATTATTTTGCATGtacaatatattatagtttcttttaaaaaaatattattgttatttttaacaATATCTCACAATATTTCTTCTCTATTATGTAAGTCTAATTTAATTTGACTTCCATATACATTTCAAActtagaaataaaattaaaaattatgtaatacagtattgttacataataatgttCTCAAAATAATTAACAATATAAGCCACTTAAATATAGGCATTATAGagttatataatacatataaattacattaatttagtgataattgtttttatataaactaaaatgttttagtataataaacaaaaaaatatagtaataaaaatataagtcaCTTAAATGTAGGCATTATAGagttatataatacatataaattacattaatttagtgataattgtttttatataaactaaaatattttagtataataaacaaaaaattattgtaaTAACAATATAAATCATTTAAATGTAGGCATTATAGagttatataatacatataaattacatTAGTTTAATGATAAATGttgttatataaactaaaatgttttagtaaaagaagaaaaaactcgCATGGATATGCGGATTAAGATctagttttataatttaaaattattcttcATCACCCAAATAAACATTTACAAGTATTAAATACTCTCTCTGTTTAATAAAGATGTATGtcttagaaaataataatttcaaaaagatacatttttatttatttttatcaaataagaattataaatgaaaatttcaaaaGTATTGATTGCATTTATTAAAATCTTATTGGTTTTCAAAAGTATGGGAAATGgagaacataaaaaaaatgcaTATTTTTGTCATCACAAAAAACTATgcatttataactatttttatgCATTTATAACTATGATTttactatgttttattaatatgtataaaaattataaaatattcatcattttgaaatataatactGTCTAGtgatttcaattttatttacaaCTAGGTGTTGAGTCTTTTTCTGCTCATATATACGTCTTCTGTTCTCCAATATAAGTTGTTAAGAATAATTATTTCATTTTCTCTCATTTCTACAATTATGAAaagtttatatatacatattataatcatttgtgttttgaagttttattattggctaaaattttgtttaaagataatattttattgaaatATAAACGTCCATTGCTTCTAAGTTTTTGTGTTTGTagctaaatatatttttataaaaagtataaaactgataaatttaatatataaaattaattaaaaataaaaaatattctgttgaaattacaaatttaaagttataaaaagaATTTTGTAACAAAGTAGAACTATTTCTATTTTCGGAGAAAACTAAGGCTACAAATAATctttaattgaaaattttaataatttaatatataaaaatatagtgaTTTTAAAAGGGAATATAAGTatgagaaaatataaaattgattcTATAAGTATATTACACcatatatattgtgtaaatgtTACAATATCAGTTAAGTAGACAATGTTTAATTATTATGAAAAATCTCagtacatttaaaaataacaatacctTTTCACATCTTTTCGGATATTTTAGCCAAAATATAGATTTTATGTGATCTAACTAGAAGTATTGACATTTTTTCTACTTCAGCTCCCTTATCAACACATTAACTTGACAATTCACTAACATTAAACTTAatcttaattttgttttcagtaACATATCTAATATTATCTATACTATCAAAACAGAATCACAACTTTAGATCCAACTTGCTTAtaagtgaattttttttttttaaacttatacaCTATAATAATTTTCCTAACACACATATAATGTTAAAACATAATTACAACTTTAGATCAGACTTGCTTATaagtggaattttttttttttaaaattatacacTATAATAAATTCTCCGAAcacattaatattaataacacatcaAATCTAGCCTAATTATGGAATGTATTTTGGATCAATATATTTGTGGGCCATATTAAAATAATGTTTATCGATTTGATTCTTAATTACTTGCCTTTAATTTTACATCAATAATAGTAAAGTTTTCttcttaatatttataaatatgattTGCATCATACATATTTCTAACAATATGGACtctttattttacataatttaatatatCCAACAATATCTGACACCAAGAGAGGAGAGACAACACCGAAACACATTTAGCCAGcagtttaaaaaacaaatattactcTAAATTACAACTCtgttttatgtaatattaaaagaTCTTTAATCCAACTTActcttattttctaaatatttatatgatcatactttcaatttttttacttcatattaAACATCCCCAccataaaaatatgataaatgatATGA
This genomic window contains:
- the LOC103871402 gene encoding polyadenylate-binding protein 8, with the protein product MAQIQNANGGVAVSGAGAAAAVVGAGQQGTTSLYVGDLDQTVTDSQLFEAFSQAGQVVSVRVCRDMTTRRSLGYGYVNYATPQDATRALNELNFMALNGRAIRVMYSVRDPSVRKSGLGNIFIKNLDKSIDHKALHETFSAFGAILSCKVAVDPSGQSKGYGFVQYDTEEAAQRAIEQLNGMLLNDKQVYVGPFVHKQQRDPSGEKVKFNNVYVKNLSESMSDEELKKVFGEFGVTTSCVIMRDGEGKSKGFGFVNFESSEDAAKAVEALNGKTFDDKEWFVGRAQKKSERENELKQKYEQSLKEAADKSQGSNLYVKNLDESVTDEKLREHFTSFGTITSCKVMRDPTGVSRGSGFVAFSTPEEASRAIAEMNGKMIVSKPLYVALAQRKEDRKARLQAQFSQMRPVPAVGPRMPMYPPGGPPMGQQLFYGQGPPGMIPPQPGYGYQQQLVPGMRPGGSPMPNFFMPMMQQGQQQQQQQRPGGGGRRGGALPQQPSPMMQPQQMHPRGRMYRYPQRDVNPMPGLTPNMLSVPYDVSGGGAHLRDSPAASQPVPIGALATSLANAAPEHQRTMLGENLYPLVEQLEPESAAKVTGMLLEMDQTEVLHLLESPDALKAKVAEAMDVLRSVAQQQQAGGAADQLASLSLGDNIVP